The Cohnella abietis genome has a segment encoding these proteins:
- a CDS encoding DUF3343 domain-containing protein, whose protein sequence is MDTLLIAFDSTQQALRAEMLLEYADIEIDICPTPKEITAGCALSIAFPSEEIIQVKQIILSEHVEIRGLFEKTPDGYEQIS, encoded by the coding sequence ATGGACACTCTATTGATCGCATTTGATTCTACGCAGCAGGCTTTACGCGCAGAGATGCTACTTGAATATGCGGATATCGAGATTGATATATGTCCGACACCCAAGGAAATTACTGCAGGCTGCGCACTATCAATAGCGTTCCCAAGTGAAGAAATAATTCAAGTAAAGCAAATCATCCTTTCAGAGCATGTTGAAATTAGAGGATTATTCGAGAAAACCCCGGATGGTTATGAGCAGATTTCTTGA
- the yyaC gene encoding spore protease YyaC codes for MNGAWEKRPGSAPESAALSLKIPFNEPTVLSRLSQKLEYFLEALPQDRRIVIVCVGTDRSTGDSLGPLVGTALSREYSSLFDLYGTLDEPVHAMNLGDTLLKIMRTSRQPFVIAVDACLGQVSSVGCIQVGSGPVRPGAGVNKELPPVGDIHMTGIVNVGGFMEYFVLQNTRLNLVVKMSEIIAQSLLNAVHSTRNNTIIPFAMPD; via the coding sequence ATGAACGGCGCGTGGGAGAAACGTCCGGGCTCCGCACCAGAATCAGCGGCGCTCTCTTTAAAGATTCCTTTTAACGAACCAACTGTTTTATCTCGACTATCCCAAAAGCTTGAGTATTTTTTAGAAGCTTTGCCACAGGACCGTCGTATTGTCATCGTCTGTGTTGGCACCGATCGTTCTACAGGGGATTCTCTAGGACCACTCGTCGGAACTGCTTTGTCTCGTGAGTACAGCTCCTTATTCGATTTGTATGGAACCTTGGATGAACCCGTACACGCTATGAACCTGGGTGACACCTTACTCAAAATTATGAGGACCTCACGGCAGCCCTTCGTTATCGCTGTAGATGCCTGTCTAGGACAAGTTTCAAGCGTCGGGTGCATACAGGTCGGCTCTGGTCCCGTAAGGCCTGGAGCAGGCGTTAACAAGGAGCTACCGCCTGTTGGAGATATCCATATGACCGGCATCGTGAATGTTGGTGGTTTCATGGAATATTTTGTCCTTCAGAACACACGCTTAAACCTTGTCGTCAAGATGTCTGAGATTATAGCCCAAAGTCTACTTAACGCCGTACATAGTACACGTAATAACACGATTATCCCTTTTGCGATGCCTGATTGA
- a CDS encoding DUF4446 family protein: protein MNGWNDQIAMGIAVGEGILLIILLIWIASVSSRLRKIKVDHNKMIGDTGVTNMTEVMSVLHERLSELDHKHNDLGQIIEQHEKRLSSLKGRISVHRFNAFSDSGSDLSFSIAFINEDQDGVVITGIHGREQTFLYAKPIDKGQSAYMLTPEEKIAINQASQKG, encoded by the coding sequence ATGAACGGTTGGAATGATCAGATTGCAATGGGTATTGCTGTGGGCGAAGGTATTCTTCTTATCATTTTGCTAATATGGATAGCTTCAGTATCAAGTAGATTGCGTAAAATAAAAGTAGATCACAACAAGATGATAGGGGATACAGGTGTTACGAACATGACCGAGGTTATGAGTGTTCTTCACGAACGCCTGTCAGAATTGGATCATAAACATAACGATCTAGGCCAAATCATCGAACAGCACGAAAAACGCCTATCGTCCTTAAAGGGACGAATCAGCGTCCATCGGTTTAATGCCTTCTCTGATTCAGGAAGTGATCTAAGCTTCTCAATCGCATTTATCAATGAAGATCAAGATGGAGTTGTCATTACTGGTATTCACGGCAGGGAACAAACGTTCCTCTACGCGAAACCAATCGATAAAGGGCAGTCCGCATACATGCTTACACCTGAAGAGAAAATCGCTATCAATCAGGCATCGCAAAAGGGATAA